In Microbacterium galbinum, the genomic stretch GCGATTCGGCGAGCCCGAGCTGCGTCGCGAGCTCGGCGATGTCGACATGGGTCTGGAAGAGTCCGAGCGCCCGGTCGTACCGCGCGCGCGAGTCGGCGGAGAGCCGGCCACGCGCGCCCATGACCCGCACGGCGGTGTCGTAGGTGCCGAGATCGGTGGCGATGATCGGCACCGTCGACGGGAACCCGTCGAGCAGCTGCGTGATCGGCTCGGGAAGGTCGAAGGGCCCGTTCAGGATGATGCCGCTGACCCGGGGGAAGGTGCCGGAGGCGTCGGCGAGAAGCGTCGCGAGCAGCACCTCGGTGCGGTCGGCCGGAATCACGACGACGGATTCCTCGGTGATGCGCGGCAGCACGTTGACCATCGACATGCCGGCGACGACGATCGACAGCGCCTCGCGGGTCAGCCGCCCCTCGTCACCCTTGATGAGGCGGCCGTCGACGGCGGCGAGGATGCCGCGGATCGACGGCGCCACGAGCGTGCGGTCCTCGGGGATCGCCCAGACGGGCGTGCTCCTGCCCGGCCGCACCCCCCGCACCGCCTCGATGATGGCGTCGAGCTCGGCGGGGTCCGAGCGGTTGACGATCGCGGCGAACAGCTCGGCGCGCTCCTGCTCGAGTTCCGTGAGCGCGAGCGCGGCGATCTGCCCGACCGCGGCCGGCACCCGGGCGGTCGTCGTGCCGAGCTGCTCGGCCTGGCGCTGCTGGTCGCGTCCCGACAGCACGAGCAGCACCGGAGCTCCGAGGTTCGCGGCGATGCGGGCGTTGACGCCGAGCTCGGCGGGGCTGGCGACGTCGGTGTAGTCGCTGCCGATGATCACCACGGCATCGCACTGCGCTTCGACCGCTTTGAACCGTGCGACGATCGTCGACAGCGCGTGCTCCGGGTCGTGGCGCATGTCGTCGTAGCTGACGCCGATGCAGTCGTCGTAGTCGAGGTGCACGCCGTCGTGGGCGAGCAGCAGCTCGAGGATCTCGTCGCGCTCGGTGACCGAGCGCGCGATCGGCCGGAACACGCCGACCCGCGGGGTGACGCGCATGAGCGCGTCGAGCACGCCGAGGGCGATCGTCGATTTTCCGGTATGGCCTTCGGCCGAGGTGATGTAGATGCTCCGCGCCACGATTCCAGCTTAGGCGCACCTCACTCGGCACGCCCTGGGAGCGGACCGGACTTAATCCCCGTGTGATTCCCGGAGGTCAACACGGCGCCGACAGCGCGTCGACGACGGCGGTCGCATCGGCGGCGTAGCGGGAGTAGTAGGTGGGATCGAGATTGATCTGCACGCGATGGATCGCGAGCGACGGGTCCATCGAGGACCACCCCGGCACCCGCGCCAACCGCTCGTAGAAGAGCGTCGCGGACGTGGCGGGATCCATGCGCTGCTCGACGCTCCCCCACCACTCCTGCTGCTGGAACAGGCCGATGCTCGTGGTGCGCGAGCCGTCGGGATTCGTGAATCCGCTCGTCTCCCAGTCGCCGTAATCGATGTTGCGCAGGCTGCTCTCGCCCATCGCGGTCATCACGCCCAGGATCTGCCCGTCGCGCGCGAAGCCCAGGGCGGATGCCGTCGCCATGATCGTCGCGGCGTTCTCGAGCTGCTCCCCGCGCCACCCCTCGATGCCGGCCGAGGGGTAGGTGCGCGGGTCGCTCGCGCAGATCGCGAGGGGCTTCTCGTGCGCGAGCCCGAGCGGCACGAGCACGGCGATCCCGGCGAAGAGCGCGACGGCGACGGCCCCGATCAGCACACGCCGGAGCACCAGCATCCGCCGCCGACGCCGGGCGGCCCGTGCGCGGACGCCCGGTCGGCGCCGGGCCGCGGGCCGACGCTTCTTCCGGCGTCGAGCGGGTGTGCGCGAGCGCGACCGCGGCGCGCTCACTCCGCGGAGCCCCCGCGTCGCCCGACGAACACGGCGAGCGCGCCGCCGATCGCCCCGAACAGGTGCGCCTGCCACGAGATGCCCTGGCTCACGCCCACCACGCCCGCGAGCATCGTCGCCCCGTACACGCCGATCACGACGAGCGCGATGACGGCGTATCCGATGCGGTGGGCTACGCGGCCCGGCGCGAAGACCCGCACGACCGTGTAGGCGAAGTAGCCGAACACGAGCACGGATGCCCCGACCGTCACCGTTCCCGGGGCGTTGAAGACCCAGGTGCCGAGGCCGCCGACGACGGCGACGATCGCGGTGACCGTCCAGAATCTGCGGGTGCCCTCGACCGCGACGAGCAGTCCGAGCACGAGGAACGGCACGGAGTTGCCGATCAGATGCGCCCAGTTCGCGTGCAGCAGCGGCCCGAGCACGATGCCGAGCAGACCCTCGGGATCCCAGGAGCGGATGCCGAAACCCGTGAACGAACCCGGCAGGAGCGCGTCGGCGAACTGGATCGCCCACATCGCGGCGAGGAGCAGCACGGGTGAGGCGAAGCGCGAGAGAGCGCTCTGCCGCGGAGGAGTGGTGGCGCCGGTCACATCACGATCCTGACAGGACAGCCCCGGAGGAGGCTGAAAAAGAAAGTGACCCTCCGCGCACCCAGCAGAGCCCGGTTACCCTTGCTGCGTTTCCGCCCTGGGGGAATTGGCCTGGATGCCGCCACGCGGAGAGCCGTCGACAAGTCTAACCGATGAGCGGGCGCACCTTTTGACAGACTGGGGAGATCATGCCGCCCGAGCCCGTCGCCTCCCCACTCACGGGCTGGATTTTCACGGGCGAACTGCGCACGTACCAGGCCGAGGTCCTCACCCGGCTGCCGGTCGGCGGTCGGGACCCGCTGCACGTCGTCGCCCCTCCCGGATCGGGCAAGACGCTGCTGGGTCTGCTGCTCGCGGCGCGCGAACGCCATCGGACCCTCGTCCTCGCCCCGACCGTCACGATCCGTCAGCAATGGGTCCGCACCGCCGTCGACCTCGCCCCGGATGCCGGCGCCGTGTCGGACGACCCCGAGAGGATCGCCGACCTCACCGCTCTCACGTACCAGGCGCTCAGCGTCACCGGCGACGGCTCGCCCTTCGACGACCTGGCGCGGGTGGTGTGGGCCGAGGAACTGGTCGAGGCGGGGCGCAGCGACGCCGATGCCGCGACCTGGCTCGCCGAGCTCGCGATCGACAATCCGGCGCAGTACCGCTCCGGCATCCGTCGTCGCACGCGCCGATTGCGCTCGCAGTTCGCCCGGCGCAATCCCGCCGAGCTCGCGCGCGTGCTGCATCCGAACGCCACGGCGCTCATCGACCGCCTCGTCGCCGCCGGGGTGCGCACGGTCGTGCTCGACGAGTGCCACCACCTGCTCGACCACTGGGCCCTGGTCGTGGCGTACCTCGCCGCGCGCATCCGCGAGACGGGGGTCGAGCCGCTGCTGATCGGTCTCACCGCCACCCTGCCGTCGCCGGACGACGAGACGGAGTACGAGAACTACAGCCAACTGCTCGGAGAGGTCGACTACGAGGTCCCGACCCCGGCGGTGGTGAAGGAGGGGCACCTCGCCCCGTACCGCGACTTCGTTCTCCTCACCGAACCGACGCCCGCGGAGGCCGGTTTCATCCGCCGGCACGAGGCGCTGCTGCACTCGATGATCGTCGACGTGCTGTCGACCGCCGACGGCATCTCCTTCCTCGAGGAGCAGCTGCAGCCCGCCGACGGACCGCCTGACGAAGACCCGCTCGCCCGCATCGACCGGGCACTCTCCGCGGACTTCGCCCTCGCCCGCTCGTGCGCGGTGGTGCTGCGCGAGGTCGTGCCGCAGCATCCGCTCGTCGCCGCCATCCCGCAGGTGCTGCTCGACCGCTGCACGACCGACGATCTGCTCACCGTCCTCGTGCGGTTCGCGCAGGCGCGCCTGCTGGCCGATCCGTCGGCCGCGAACCAGTGGGAGCACGTGCGGCGCTCGCTCGCCGACTTCGGCTACCTGCTCACCGACCGCGGGCTGCGCCGCGGGCGCAACCCGGTCGAGACGACACTGGCCTCGTCGGAGGCGAAGGATGCCGCGGCCGTCGAGATCCTGCACCGCGAGCTCGCGAGCGACGACGGCGAGCGCATCCGTGCCGTCGTCGTCACCGACTTCGTGACGCACGGCAATCGGCGCGGTGCGGATGCCGCGGCCGGAGCGCTGCGCACCTTCGACGCCCTCGTCGCTGATCCCGTCGTCGCGGGGCTGCGGCCGGTGCTGCTGACCGCGCAGTACCTGCGCGTGCGCGCCGACGACGCCGCGACGCTCGCACCCGCGCTCGCGGATCTGCTCGGGGTGACGGTCGATATCGGCGAGGCCGCCGGGGCCACGCGCGACCTGCGCGCGTCCGGCGCCGGCAGCGGACGCATCGTCGCCGCGGTGTCGGAGCTGATCCGTCGCGGAGAGGTGCGTGTGCTCGTGGGTACCCGTGGCCTGCTCGGCGAGGGATGGGACTGCCCCGCCGTGAACACCCTCATCGACCTCACCGCCGTCGCGACGTCATCGGCGACGCAGCAGTTGCGGGGCCGCACCCTGCGCCTCGATCCGGGGTGGCCCGAGAAGGTGGCGCACAACTGGTCGGTGGCGTGCCTGATCCCCGCCGATGTCGCCCTCGACGACGCGAGCGAGCCGGATCGTCTGCGCCGCAAGCACTCGCATCTGTGGGGCCTGAACGCCGACGGCGACGGTCGGATCGTCAGCGGACTCGCGCACGCACTGCCCTCGGCAGCGGCCCAGGCGTTCGAGGCGGTGCTCGACAAGCATCCGGATGCCTCCATCCGCGGCGTCGATGATCTGCTGCGCGCCGCGTGGCCGGCGCGGACGACCACGCGCGCCGAGTGGCGCATCGGCGAGCCGTACACGTCCCGCGAACGCGACGAGATCACGGTGCGGCAGGTCGCGGCGGCTCCCCTGCTGCGCACCACCCAGGTCGCGCGCGCCGACGGCGCGACCTCCGCCGTGGGCGGGGCGCTCGGCGTCGGCCTGCTGCTCGCCGTCCTGGCGGGTCAGGGACTCGCGGTGCACCCGGCGCTCGGAGCCGCGCTCGTCGCGGCCGGTGGGGCGCTGGCCGCCGCGACGACGCTCCTGCCCCTGCTCGGGCGCACCCTGCGCGATCGCCGCCACCCCGCCGAGGTGTACCGGCTGGCCGCCCTGGTCGTCGCACGCACCCTCCGTGATGCGGGGCGCATCGGCCCCTTCGACGACACCGACATCGTCGCGCACGTCGACGACGACCGCACCCGAGTGCGCATCGAGCTGGGCGGCATGCCCGCGGATCGTCGAGTGGTGACGGATGCCGTCGAAGAGCTGTTCGCGGCGGTGCGCACACCCCGTTTCCTGCTGCGGATCGATCGCGGCGCCGCGGGGTCGACGCGGCTTTTCGAACGCCTCGCCGACCGGCTCTCCCCGGGGCGCACCCTCCTGCCGGTTCCGCGCGCGATCGCACGGCGGCGCGGCGATGCCGAGCAGTTCGAGCGCCACTGGCGGCAGGCCATCGGCACGTGCACGCTGCACGAGCTGCAGGGCGCGCAGGGTCTCGCCCTGCTCCGCGTCGCCCGCAGCAGCGAGGGCCGTGTCGACGTCGCACGGCCCCGGGCCCGCGTCTGGGGCTGACGGGTGTGCGGGGCGCCCGCGGCCCGAGGAAGCACAGCGATCTGCCAGCCCCATGCGAATGCCCTGCGGGTT encodes the following:
- the pta gene encoding phosphate acetyltransferase, whose product is MARSIYITSAEGHTGKSTIALGVLDALMRVTPRVGVFRPIARSVTERDEILELLLAHDGVHLDYDDCIGVSYDDMRHDPEHALSTIVARFKAVEAQCDAVVIIGSDYTDVASPAELGVNARIAANLGAPVLLVLSGRDQQRQAEQLGTTTARVPAAVGQIAALALTELEQERAELFAAIVNRSDPAELDAIIEAVRGVRPGRSTPVWAIPEDRTLVAPSIRGILAAVDGRLIKGDEGRLTREALSIVVAGMSMVNVLPRITEESVVVIPADRTEVLLATLLADASGTFPRVSGIILNGPFDLPEPITQLLDGFPSTVPIIATDLGTYDTAVRVMGARGRLSADSRARYDRALGLFQTHVDIAELATQLGLAESRVVTPLMFEYGLIERARADRRRIVLPEGGDDRILRAAATLLAREVADLVILGDEAAVRARAVELGIDITTAQVISPTDPEYVARFAEEYARLRAHKGITLAQAADTVTDVSYFGTMMVHLGLADGMVSGAAHTTAHTIRPSFEIIKTKPGVNVVSSVFLMALADRVLVYGDCAVIPDPTSVQLADIAISSAATARQFGIDPRVAMLSYSTGESGSGADVDKVREATALVRERAPELLVEGPIQYDAAADAAVAKAKLPDSAVAGRATVFVFPDLNTGNNTYKAVQRSAGAVAIGPVLQGLNKPINDLSRGALVEDIVNTVAITAIQAQGETA
- a CDS encoding rhomboid family intramembrane serine protease, whose amino-acid sequence is MTGATTPPRQSALSRFASPVLLLAAMWAIQFADALLPGSFTGFGIRSWDPEGLLGIVLGPLLHANWAHLIGNSVPFLVLGLLVAVEGTRRFWTVTAIVAVVGGLGTWVFNAPGTVTVGASVLVFGYFAYTVVRVFAPGRVAHRIGYAVIALVVIGVYGATMLAGVVGVSQGISWQAHLFGAIGGALAVFVGRRGGSAE
- a CDS encoding DEAD/DEAH box helicase family protein produces the protein MPPEPVASPLTGWIFTGELRTYQAEVLTRLPVGGRDPLHVVAPPGSGKTLLGLLLAARERHRTLVLAPTVTIRQQWVRTAVDLAPDAGAVSDDPERIADLTALTYQALSVTGDGSPFDDLARVVWAEELVEAGRSDADAATWLAELAIDNPAQYRSGIRRRTRRLRSQFARRNPAELARVLHPNATALIDRLVAAGVRTVVLDECHHLLDHWALVVAYLAARIRETGVEPLLIGLTATLPSPDDETEYENYSQLLGEVDYEVPTPAVVKEGHLAPYRDFVLLTEPTPAEAGFIRRHEALLHSMIVDVLSTADGISFLEEQLQPADGPPDEDPLARIDRALSADFALARSCAVVLREVVPQHPLVAAIPQVLLDRCTTDDLLTVLVRFAQARLLADPSAANQWEHVRRSLADFGYLLTDRGLRRGRNPVETTLASSEAKDAAAVEILHRELASDDGERIRAVVVTDFVTHGNRRGADAAAGALRTFDALVADPVVAGLRPVLLTAQYLRVRADDAATLAPALADLLGVTVDIGEAAGATRDLRASGAGSGRIVAAVSELIRRGEVRVLVGTRGLLGEGWDCPAVNTLIDLTAVATSSATQQLRGRTLRLDPGWPEKVAHNWSVACLIPADVALDDASEPDRLRRKHSHLWGLNADGDGRIVSGLAHALPSAAAQAFEAVLDKHPDASIRGVDDLLRAAWPARTTTRAEWRIGEPYTSRERDEITVRQVAAAPLLRTTQVARADGATSAVGGALGVGLLLAVLAGQGLAVHPALGAALVAAGGALAAATTLLPLLGRTLRDRRHPAEVYRLAALVVARTLRDAGRIGPFDDTDIVAHVDDDRTRVRIELGGMPADRRVVTDAVEELFAAVRTPRFLLRIDRGAAGSTRLFERLADRLSPGRTLLPVPRAIARRRGDAEQFERHWRQAIGTCTLHELQGAQGLALLRVARSSEGRVDVARPRARVWG